The following proteins come from a genomic window of Micromonospora zamorensis:
- a CDS encoding MMPL family transporter, which yields MSGRGGRATLIAVAVVLAWLVIGGVAGPYAGRLSEVATNDNAAFLPTDAEATRAQDLAGEFVDRQTIPALVVYERPSGITDADRQRVSADAARFAQVPGVVAPLPPPIPSEDGQALQIVVPVDDAEGEEIGTVVEQLRDITGGDRDGLTVDVSGPAGLLADLIKVFSAIDGPLLLVTLVVVLIILLVVYRSPVLWIFPLLAAGMSYALASVFVYLLADADVVKLNGQAQGILTVLVFGAGTDYALLLIARYREELHRHDRPWAAMRTAWKGAAPAIIASGGTVIVSLLCLLLSSLNSNRALGPVAAIGIGATLLVMLTFLPALLVLGGRWAFWPRRPREDQADPRAEHGIWSRIAGFVARHARPIWLSTAVVLAVLTLGLTQLGATTLGQSDLFTQRTDSVDGEEVIARHYPAGTGSPATIFTTEQTARQVTQVAQGVPGVADVRPLSTGPQTGPPDPSATPKVVDGRVQLEATLADPPDSDGAERTLRELRVAVHQVPGADAVVGGFTAINVDTSDAAKRDQNVIIPVVLVVIAVILALLLRALIAPVLLIATVLLSFGATLGLCAILFRHVFDFPGVDSSFPLFAFVFLVALGIDYNIFLMSRVREESVKRGTRAGVLAGLAVTGGVITSAGIVLAATFSALAVLPLVVLVELGTAVAIGVLIDTIIVRSLLVPALAYDIGPKIWWPGRLSRANGEREARDAG from the coding sequence ATGTCCGGACGAGGCGGCAGGGCCACGCTGATCGCGGTGGCGGTCGTGCTGGCCTGGCTGGTGATCGGCGGCGTGGCCGGCCCGTACGCCGGGCGCCTCAGCGAGGTCGCCACCAACGACAACGCCGCATTCCTGCCCACTGACGCCGAGGCGACCCGCGCCCAGGATCTCGCCGGTGAGTTCGTCGACCGGCAGACCATCCCGGCTCTGGTCGTCTACGAGCGGCCCTCCGGGATCACCGACGCCGACCGGCAGCGGGTGAGCGCCGACGCGGCCCGGTTCGCCCAGGTGCCCGGCGTGGTCGCCCCGCTGCCCCCGCCCATCCCCAGCGAGGACGGCCAGGCACTCCAGATCGTCGTACCGGTGGACGACGCCGAGGGCGAGGAGATCGGCACTGTCGTCGAACAGCTGCGCGACATCACCGGCGGGGACCGGGACGGCCTCACCGTGGACGTCTCCGGACCGGCCGGCCTGCTCGCCGACCTGATCAAGGTGTTCTCCGCCATCGACGGGCCACTGCTGCTGGTCACCCTGGTCGTGGTGCTGATCATCCTGCTGGTCGTCTACCGCAGCCCGGTGCTCTGGATCTTTCCGCTGCTGGCCGCCGGCATGTCGTACGCCCTCGCCTCGGTGTTCGTCTACCTGCTCGCCGACGCCGACGTGGTGAAGCTCAACGGGCAGGCCCAGGGCATCCTCACCGTGCTGGTCTTCGGCGCGGGCACCGACTACGCGCTGCTGCTGATCGCCCGCTACCGGGAGGAGCTACACCGCCACGACCGTCCCTGGGCCGCCATGCGCACCGCGTGGAAGGGCGCCGCGCCGGCCATCATCGCGTCCGGCGGCACGGTCATCGTCAGCCTGCTCTGCCTGCTGCTGTCCAGCCTCAACTCCAACCGGGCGCTCGGCCCGGTCGCCGCCATCGGCATCGGCGCCACCCTGCTGGTGATGCTCACCTTCCTGCCCGCGCTGCTGGTGCTCGGCGGCCGTTGGGCGTTCTGGCCCCGACGGCCCCGGGAGGATCAGGCCGACCCACGCGCCGAGCACGGCATCTGGAGCCGCATCGCCGGCTTCGTGGCCCGGCACGCCCGACCGATCTGGCTGAGCACCGCGGTCGTACTGGCCGTCCTCACGCTCGGGCTCACCCAGCTCGGCGCCACCACCCTCGGCCAGTCCGACCTGTTCACCCAGCGCACCGACTCGGTCGACGGCGAGGAGGTGATCGCGCGGCACTACCCGGCCGGCACGGGCAGCCCGGCCACCATCTTCACCACCGAACAGACCGCCCGGCAGGTCACCCAGGTGGCGCAGGGCGTGCCCGGCGTGGCCGACGTCCGCCCGCTCTCCACCGGCCCGCAGACCGGCCCACCCGATCCGAGCGCCACCCCGAAGGTCGTCGACGGGCGGGTCCAGCTGGAGGCGACCCTGGCCGACCCACCCGACAGCGACGGCGCCGAGCGGACCCTCCGCGAGCTGCGGGTGGCCGTACACCAGGTGCCCGGCGCGGACGCCGTGGTCGGCGGCTTCACCGCGATCAACGTGGACACCTCGGACGCCGCGAAGCGCGACCAGAACGTCATCATCCCGGTGGTGCTGGTGGTCATCGCGGTCATCCTGGCCCTGCTGCTCCGCGCGCTGATCGCCCCGGTGCTGCTGATCGCCACCGTGCTGCTCAGCTTCGGGGCGACACTCGGCCTCTGCGCGATCCTGTTCCGCCACGTCTTCGACTTTCCCGGCGTGGACTCGTCGTTCCCGCTGTTCGCGTTCGTGTTCCTGGTCGCGCTCGGCATCGACTACAACATCTTCCTGATGAGTCGGGTCCGGGAGGAGTCGGTCAAGCGCGGCACCCGCGCCGGTGTGCTCGCCGGCCTGGCCGTCACCGGCGGGGTGATCACCTCCGCCGGCATCGTGCTCGCCGCGACCTTCTCCGCCCTCGCCGTGTTGCCCCTGGTGGTGCTCGTCGAGTTGGGTACGGCGGTCGCGATCGGGGTACTGATCGACACGATCATCGTCCGGTCGCTGCTGGTGCCCGCACTCGCGTACGACATCGGGCCGAAGATCTGGTGGCCGGGCCGGCTGTCCCGGGCGAACGGTGAGCGGGAGGCGCGCGATGCTGGCTGA
- a CDS encoding sugar phosphate isomerase/epimerase family protein, whose product MARPITLFTGQWADLPFEEVCRLASEWGYDGLEIACWGDHFEVDKALADDSYVERKRETLAKHNLEVFTISNHLVGQAVCDHPIDERHQDILPGRIWGDGEPEGVRQRAAEEIKDTARAAAKLGVKTVVGFTGSSIWHTLAMFPPVPPSMIERGYQDFADRWNPILDVFDEVGVRFAHEVHPSEIAYDYWTTKRTLEAIGNRPAFGLNWDPSHFVWQELDPVNFIFDFADRIYHVDCKDAKVRTGDGRRGRLASHLPWADLRRGWDFVSTGHGDVPWEDCFRALNAIGYTGPISIEWEDAGMDRLVGAPEALQFVRRLAFDAPSAAFDAAFSSKD is encoded by the coding sequence ATGGCGCGACCCATCACGCTCTTCACCGGCCAGTGGGCCGACCTTCCGTTCGAGGAGGTCTGCCGGCTCGCCTCCGAGTGGGGCTACGACGGCCTGGAGATCGCCTGCTGGGGCGACCACTTCGAGGTCGACAAGGCGCTCGCCGACGACTCCTACGTCGAGCGCAAGCGGGAGACTCTCGCGAAGCACAACCTTGAGGTCTTCACGATCTCCAACCACCTGGTCGGTCAGGCGGTTTGTGACCACCCGATCGACGAGCGGCACCAGGACATCCTGCCCGGTCGGATCTGGGGCGACGGAGAGCCCGAGGGGGTCCGCCAGCGGGCCGCCGAGGAGATCAAGGACACCGCGCGGGCGGCGGCCAAGCTCGGGGTGAAGACCGTCGTCGGCTTCACCGGCTCGTCGATCTGGCACACCCTGGCGATGTTCCCGCCGGTGCCGCCGTCGATGATCGAGCGCGGCTACCAGGACTTCGCCGACCGGTGGAACCCGATCCTCGACGTGTTCGACGAGGTGGGGGTGCGGTTCGCCCATGAGGTGCACCCCAGCGAGATCGCGTACGACTACTGGACGACGAAGCGGACGCTGGAGGCCATCGGCAACCGGCCCGCGTTCGGGCTGAACTGGGACCCGTCGCACTTCGTGTGGCAGGAGCTGGACCCGGTGAACTTCATCTTCGACTTCGCCGACCGGATTTACCACGTGGACTGCAAGGACGCCAAGGTGCGCACCGGGGACGGCCGGCGTGGCCGACTCGCCTCGCACCTGCCCTGGGCCGACCTGCGCCGCGGGTGGGACTTCGTCTCCACCGGGCACGGCGACGTGCCGTGGGAAGACTGCTTCCGCGCGCTGAACGCGATCGGCTACACCGGCCCGATCTCGATCGAGTGGGAGGACGCCGGCATGGACCGGCTCGTCGGCGCCCCGGAGGCGTTGCAGTTCGTCCGCCGGCTGGCCTTCGACGCCCCGAGCGCTGCCTTCGACGCGGCGTTCAGCAGCAAGGACTGA
- a CDS encoding sensor histidine kinase encodes MGRFAQWRGRVLVQGHRLGDALRRPDEPDDPTGPTPSLNRLDALVEGFAAGQPVRWSLAGQPRPLPGPVDVVAYRIIEESLTNACRHAPGAPVAVRLRYDATGITIEVRDEGTGAAPSGRRGQGAGRGLLGVRRRAERLGGTFSAGPRAGGGFAVRAALPAPEEMIG; translated from the coding sequence ATGGGGCGGTTCGCGCAGTGGCGCGGGAGGGTGCTGGTGCAGGGGCACCGGCTGGGTGACGCGCTGCGCCGGCCCGACGAGCCGGACGACCCGACCGGGCCGACTCCGAGCCTGAATCGGCTCGACGCGCTGGTGGAGGGCTTCGCCGCCGGTCAGCCGGTGCGGTGGAGCCTGGCCGGGCAACCCCGGCCGCTGCCCGGGCCGGTCGACGTCGTGGCGTACCGGATCATCGAGGAGTCGCTCACCAACGCGTGCCGGCACGCCCCGGGCGCGCCGGTAGCGGTCCGCCTGCGCTACGACGCCACGGGCATCACCATCGAGGTACGCGACGAGGGCACCGGTGCCGCGCCGTCAGGCCGGCGCGGCCAGGGGGCCGGGCGGGGTCTGCTCGGCGTACGCAGGCGCGCGGAGCGGCTCGGCGGCACGTTCTCCGCAGGCCCACGCGCCGGTGGCGGTTTCGCCGTGCGGGCCGCCCTGCCCGCACCCGAGGAAATGATCGGATGA
- a CDS encoding ThuA domain-containing protein, which produces MRRLLRPVLGAAMAALAVIACTTPANPASAADAPYDVLVFSKTAGFRHDAIPVGIQTIRDLGGANNFTVTATEDAAAFTTSNLAQYEAVVFLNTTGDVLNASQQTAFESYIASGRGYVGVHAAADTEYDWPFYGNLVGAWFASHPAIQQANMKVEDRGHAATAHLPQTWTRTDEWYNYRTNARSTAHVLATLDESSYSGGGMGSDHPLSWCKSYNGGRSFYTGAGHTQASYAEPAFRAHLLGGIRYASGRSKADCRPETGYTPIFNGSTAGWSQAGPGNFTNSDATLTSVGGMGLYWYNTKQFTNYSLKLDWKLAGDDNSGIFIGFPPSSDPWSAVDNGYEIQIDATDAADRTTGSVYTFKSADTAARDAALNAPGEWNTYELLVEGERLQIFLNGVKINDFTNTNPVRSLAGHIGIQNHGTGDDASFRNIRVKELGTTPPPTGTIQAEAFSSANGVSAFTKAGANGGQTVGYIDPGDWAAYNGVNLAGVTSFTARVVSGGAGGAIQVRTGSATGPVLGTVAVPNTGSWTTFANVSTALSNVPSSTQNLYLTFTGNGTGLFDLDDFTLVKGSGGGTGVGPIKGLAGKCLDVRSGGTADGTQIQLYTCNGSAAQTWTVTPNSTIKALGKCLDVSGGGTADGTKIQLWTCNGSGAQNWAAASDGTLRNPSSGKCLDVSGNNSADSTVVHLWTCLNAANQKWTLP; this is translated from the coding sequence ATGCGCAGACTCCTGCGACCCGTCCTCGGTGCGGCCATGGCCGCACTCGCCGTCATCGCCTGCACCACCCCGGCCAACCCCGCCAGCGCCGCCGACGCCCCGTACGACGTGCTGGTGTTCTCCAAGACCGCCGGGTTCCGCCACGACGCCATCCCGGTCGGCATCCAGACCATCCGCGACCTGGGTGGGGCGAACAACTTCACCGTCACCGCCACCGAGGACGCCGCCGCGTTCACCACCAGCAACCTCGCCCAGTACGAGGCCGTGGTCTTCCTCAACACCACCGGCGACGTGCTCAACGCCAGCCAGCAGACCGCCTTCGAGTCGTACATCGCCTCCGGCCGCGGGTACGTGGGTGTGCACGCTGCCGCCGACACCGAGTACGACTGGCCGTTCTACGGCAACCTCGTGGGCGCGTGGTTCGCCTCGCACCCGGCGATCCAGCAGGCCAACATGAAGGTGGAGGACCGGGGCCACGCGGCGACCGCGCACCTGCCGCAGACCTGGACCCGCACCGACGAGTGGTACAACTACCGGACCAACGCCCGGTCCACCGCCCACGTGCTGGCCACGCTGGACGAGTCGTCGTACTCCGGCGGCGGCATGGGCTCCGACCACCCGCTGAGCTGGTGCAAGAGCTACAACGGTGGCCGGTCGTTCTACACCGGTGCCGGGCACACCCAGGCGTCGTACGCGGAGCCGGCGTTCCGGGCGCACCTGCTCGGCGGCATCCGGTACGCCTCCGGCCGGAGCAAGGCCGACTGCCGGCCCGAGACCGGCTACACGCCGATCTTCAACGGCTCGACGGCCGGCTGGTCGCAGGCCGGTCCGGGCAACTTCACCAACTCCGACGCCACCCTGACCTCGGTCGGTGGCATGGGGTTGTACTGGTACAACACGAAGCAGTTCACCAACTACTCGCTCAAGCTGGACTGGAAGCTGGCCGGGGACGACAACTCCGGCATCTTCATCGGCTTCCCGCCGTCCAGTGACCCGTGGTCCGCGGTGGACAACGGCTACGAGATCCAGATCGACGCCACCGACGCCGCCGACCGCACGACCGGGTCGGTCTACACCTTCAAGTCGGCTGACACGGCGGCCCGCGACGCGGCACTCAACGCGCCGGGGGAGTGGAACACCTACGAACTGCTGGTCGAGGGCGAGCGGTTGCAGATCTTCCTCAACGGAGTGAAGATCAACGACTTCACCAACACCAACCCGGTCCGCTCGTTGGCCGGTCACATCGGCATCCAGAACCACGGCACCGGTGACGACGCCTCGTTCCGCAACATCCGGGTCAAGGAGCTGGGCACCACACCACCGCCCACCGGCACGATCCAGGCCGAGGCGTTCAGCTCGGCCAACGGTGTCTCCGCGTTCACCAAGGCGGGCGCCAACGGTGGGCAGACCGTCGGCTACATCGACCCGGGTGACTGGGCCGCGTACAACGGGGTCAACCTGGCCGGGGTCACCTCGTTCACGGCCCGGGTCGTCTCCGGCGGCGCGGGTGGCGCCATCCAGGTGCGCACCGGTTCGGCCACCGGCCCGGTGCTCGGCACTGTCGCGGTGCCGAACACCGGCAGCTGGACGACCTTCGCCAACGTCTCCACGGCGCTGTCCAACGTCCCGTCCAGCACCCAGAACCTCTACCTCACCTTCACCGGTAATGGCACGGGGCTCTTCGACCTGGACGACTTCACCCTGGTCAAGGGCAGTGGCGGCGGCACCGGGGTCGGCCCGATCAAGGGTCTGGCCGGCAAGTGCCTGGACGTGCGCAGCGGCGGCACCGCCGACGGCACCCAGATCCAGCTCTACACCTGCAACGGCAGCGCGGCACAGACCTGGACCGTGACGCCGAACTCGACGATCAAGGCCCTCGGCAAGTGCCTGGACGTCTCCGGCGGCGGCACCGCCGACGGCACCAAGATCCAGCTCTGGACCTGCAACGGCAGTGGCGCGCAGAACTGGGCGGCGGCCTCGGACGGCACCCTGCGCAACCCGTCGTCGGGCAAGTGCCTGGACGTCTCCGGCAACAACTCGGCGGACAGCACCGTCGTACACCTCTGGACCTGCCTCAACGCGGCCAACCAGAAGTGGACCCTGCCCTGA
- a CDS encoding PQQ-dependent sugar dehydrogenase produces MSMKDAPRQRSRRWFSAGSAALLVVAAGTVALGADSTPAQAHTINATDFQQVELARGVSDMGEPMSLAVLPDRSVLHTARNGTLRRTDASGTTSVIGTLSVYQHDEEGLQGVGVDPGFASNRQIFLYYAPPLSTPAGDAPATGTDFSAWNGVNRLSRFTLNSDFTINQASKVDVLDVPASRGVCCHVGGDIDFDAAGNLFLSTGDDTNPFESAGYSPLDERTNRNPAYDAQRSAGNTNDLRGKILRIKVNANGTYSIPSGNLFAPGTARTRPEIYAMGFRNPFRISVDKATGVVYVGDYGPDAGTTSSTRGPSGQVEFNRVAAPGNYGWPYCTGTNTSTETYNEWDFAANTGGAKYNCTGGPTNNSFRNTGLTTLPPAQPAWIRYAGDAGTPTEFGGGSESPMGGPVYRYNASSTSTTKFPQSFDGQFFATEFGRGWIKPIHVNSDGSRGTIDTFPWVGKQVMDSAFGPDGAYYVLDYGTGYFNGDANSALYRFDYVGGGNRAPTAVASANRTSGAAPLAVTFSSAGSSDPEGGALTYSWAFGDGTTSTAANPTKTYTANGSYTATLTVRDPQGATGSSSVRISVGNTAPTVTINNPGNGQLFSFGDTVPFSITVTDPEDGTIDCTKVKMTYVLGHDQHGHQITSQTGCSGSITIPVDGEHDDAANIFAIFDAEYTDAGGLTTHTQHTLPPRHRQAEFYGTSSGINVFSKTTAEGGKTVGDINNGDWIAFQPYRLGNVTSFNARVSSAGAGGTLQVRAGSATGTVLGSATVPVTGGWETFATVTGTITNPPTGTTTLYLTFAGAGTGALYDLDAFTFVTGTPPTGGSGPIKGLGGKCLDVRSAATADGTQIQIYTCNGSAAQTWAVTPNSTIRSLGKCLDISGGATADGTKIQLWTCNGTAAQNWAAQADGTLRNPSSGKCLDVSGNNSADSTVVHLWTCVSGAANQKWILP; encoded by the coding sequence ATGTCCATGAAGGACGCTCCAAGACAACGATCCCGACGATGGTTCTCCGCCGGATCGGCAGCGCTGCTGGTGGTCGCGGCCGGGACGGTCGCCCTCGGCGCCGACTCGACCCCCGCGCAGGCCCACACGATCAACGCGACCGACTTCCAGCAGGTCGAGCTCGCCCGTGGGGTGAGCGACATGGGTGAGCCGATGTCGCTGGCGGTGCTGCCGGACCGTTCCGTGCTGCACACCGCCCGCAACGGCACCCTGCGCCGCACCGATGCGAGCGGCACCACCTCCGTGATCGGCACCCTGTCGGTCTACCAGCACGACGAGGAGGGGTTGCAGGGCGTCGGCGTCGACCCGGGCTTCGCCAGCAACCGCCAGATCTTCCTGTACTACGCCCCGCCGCTGTCGACGCCGGCCGGCGACGCACCGGCCACCGGCACCGACTTCTCGGCCTGGAACGGTGTCAACCGGCTCTCCCGGTTCACCCTCAACTCCGACTTCACGATCAACCAGGCGAGCAAGGTCGACGTGCTCGACGTCCCAGCCAGCCGCGGTGTGTGCTGCCACGTCGGCGGGGACATCGACTTCGACGCCGCCGGCAACCTCTTCCTGTCGACCGGTGATGACACCAACCCGTTCGAGTCGGCCGGCTACTCGCCGCTGGACGAGCGGACCAACCGCAACCCGGCATACGACGCGCAGCGCAGCGCCGGCAACACCAACGACCTGCGGGGCAAGATCCTGCGGATCAAGGTGAACGCCAACGGCACCTACTCCATCCCGTCGGGCAACCTGTTCGCGCCCGGCACGGCCAGGACGCGGCCGGAGATCTACGCGATGGGGTTCCGCAACCCGTTCCGGATCAGCGTGGACAAGGCCACCGGTGTCGTCTACGTCGGTGACTACGGGCCGGACGCCGGCACCACCAGCTCCACCCGTGGGCCGTCCGGCCAGGTGGAGTTCAACCGGGTCGCCGCGCCGGGCAACTACGGCTGGCCGTACTGCACCGGCACCAACACCTCCACCGAGACGTACAACGAGTGGGACTTCGCCGCCAACACCGGCGGCGCGAAGTACAACTGCACCGGCGGGCCGACCAACAACTCGTTCCGCAACACCGGCCTGACCACCCTGCCGCCGGCCCAGCCGGCCTGGATCCGGTACGCCGGCGACGCCGGCACCCCGACCGAGTTCGGCGGCGGCTCCGAGTCGCCGATGGGCGGCCCGGTCTACCGGTACAACGCCTCGTCGACCTCCACCACCAAGTTCCCGCAGTCCTTCGACGGCCAGTTCTTCGCCACCGAGTTCGGCCGTGGCTGGATCAAGCCGATCCACGTCAACTCCGACGGCTCCCGGGGCACCATCGACACCTTTCCCTGGGTCGGCAAGCAGGTGATGGACTCGGCGTTCGGCCCGGACGGCGCGTACTACGTGCTCGACTACGGCACCGGCTACTTCAACGGTGACGCCAACTCGGCGCTCTACCGCTTCGACTACGTCGGTGGCGGCAACCGGGCACCCACAGCCGTGGCCAGCGCCAACCGCACGTCCGGTGCGGCACCGCTCGCGGTGACCTTCTCCTCGGCCGGCTCGTCCGACCCCGAGGGCGGTGCGCTGACGTACTCGTGGGCGTTCGGTGACGGGACCACCTCGACCGCGGCCAACCCCACGAAGACCTACACCGCCAACGGCAGCTACACCGCCACCCTGACGGTTCGGGACCCGCAGGGCGCCACCGGCAGCAGCAGCGTCCGGATCAGCGTCGGCAACACCGCGCCCACGGTGACCATCAACAACCCCGGCAACGGGCAGCTGTTCAGCTTCGGTGACACGGTGCCGTTCAGCATCACGGTCACCGACCCGGAGGACGGCACGATCGACTGCACGAAGGTCAAGATGACCTACGTGCTCGGGCACGACCAGCACGGGCACCAGATCACGTCGCAGACCGGCTGCTCCGGCTCGATCACCATCCCGGTCGACGGTGAGCACGACGACGCGGCGAACATCTTCGCGATCTTCGACGCCGAGTACACCGACGCGGGCGGGCTGACCACGCACACCCAGCACACCCTGCCGCCGCGGCACCGCCAGGCCGAGTTCTACGGCACCTCGTCCGGGATCAACGTGTTCAGCAAGACCACGGCCGAGGGTGGCAAGACCGTCGGCGACATCAACAACGGTGACTGGATCGCGTTCCAGCCGTACCGGCTCGGCAACGTGACCTCGTTCAACGCCCGGGTCTCCTCGGCGGGTGCCGGTGGCACCCTCCAGGTCCGGGCCGGTTCCGCCACCGGCACGGTGCTCGGCTCGGCCACGGTCCCCGTGACCGGCGGCTGGGAAACCTTCGCCACGGTGACCGGGACGATCACCAACCCGCCGACCGGCACGACCACGCTCTACCTGACCTTCGCCGGGGCGGGCACCGGGGCGCTCTACGACCTGGATGCCTTCACCTTCGTCACCGGTACGCCCCCGACCGGCGGAAGCGGCCCGATCAAGGGTCTCGGCGGCAAGTGTCTGGACGTGCGCAGCGCCGCCACGGCCGACGGCACCCAGATCCAGATCTACACCTGCAACGGCAGCGCCGCGCAGACCTGGGCGGTCACGCCGAACTCCACGATCAGGTCGTTGGGCAAGTGCCTGGACATCTCGGGTGGTGCCACCGCCGACGGCACCAAGATCCAGCTCTGGACCTGCAACGGGACCGCTGCGCAGAACTGGGCGGCCCAGGCCGACGGCACGCTGCGTAACCCGTCGTCCGGCAAGTGCCTCGACGTCTCCGGCAACAACTCCGCCGACAGCACTGTGGTCCACCTGTGGACCTGCGTCAGCGGTGCCGCCAACCAAAAGTGGATCCTGCCCTGA
- a CDS encoding polyprenyl synthetase family protein encodes MTVTVAPTDASGLRARFDAELAGFLERQGPDWPDGAPRGVFTALQRFVLAGGKRLRPLFCYWGWRGAGAADGTPIVVAAAALELFHAFALIHDDILDGSDRRRGEPSVHRLFADLHARSSWRGDPEAYGRNTALLCGDLCAAWSDQMFHECGLSTEQVHRGYGVFALMRTEVIAGEYLDLVSGVGDGSVASALTVIRMKAARYTVTRPLQIGAALAGAGPELIAALGEFGDPLGDAFQLRDDVLGVFGDPAVTGKSVLDDLREGKPTVMMALARSAADRSQTARLRELFGNPALDADGAAELRAIIEATGARERIEQMIRVRTEAALVALRAATVADEARSALVALAGQAIDRRA; translated from the coding sequence ATGACGGTCACCGTCGCGCCCACCGACGCGAGCGGGTTGCGGGCGCGCTTCGACGCGGAGCTGGCCGGGTTCCTCGAACGGCAGGGCCCGGACTGGCCCGACGGCGCGCCCCGCGGCGTGTTCACCGCCCTGCAACGGTTCGTGCTGGCTGGTGGCAAACGGTTGCGCCCGCTCTTCTGCTACTGGGGCTGGCGCGGGGCGGGCGCGGCCGACGGCACCCCGATCGTGGTGGCGGCCGCCGCCCTGGAGCTGTTCCACGCGTTCGCGCTGATCCACGACGACATCCTGGACGGCAGCGACCGCCGCCGGGGTGAGCCGTCGGTGCACCGGCTCTTCGCCGACCTGCACGCCCGCTCGTCCTGGCGCGGTGACCCCGAGGCGTACGGCCGCAACACGGCGCTGCTCTGCGGGGACCTCTGCGCGGCCTGGTCGGATCAGATGTTCCACGAGTGCGGGCTGAGCACCGAACAGGTGCACCGGGGGTACGGCGTGTTCGCGCTGATGCGTACCGAGGTGATCGCGGGGGAGTACCTGGACCTGGTCTCGGGCGTGGGTGACGGCTCGGTGGCCAGCGCGCTCACCGTGATACGGATGAAGGCTGCCCGGTACACGGTCACCCGGCCGCTCCAGATTGGCGCGGCCCTGGCCGGCGCCGGCCCGGAGTTGATCGCCGCGCTGGGCGAGTTCGGTGACCCGCTGGGCGACGCGTTCCAACTTCGCGACGACGTGCTGGGTGTCTTCGGGGACCCGGCGGTCACCGGCAAGTCGGTCCTGGACGACCTGCGCGAGGGCAAGCCCACGGTGATGATGGCGCTGGCCCGCAGTGCCGCCGACCGGTCGCAGACCGCCCGGCTACGGGAGCTGTTCGGCAATCCGGCGTTGGACGCCGACGGCGCGGCGGAGCTGCGCGCGATCATCGAGGCGACCGGTGCCCGAGAACGGATCGAGCAGATGATCCGGGTGCGGACGGAGGCGGCGCTCGTCGCCCTGCGGGCCGCGACGGTGGCCGACGAGGCTCGCTCGGCGCTGGTCGCGCTGGCCGGGCAGGCGATCGACCGCCGGGCCTGA